atttgttttcttcgcgcaggtactgaaggcaaaacccagtggatattagactgggattttgaagtccagatctgtaaaagtgtcagaagggttcaaggttgtcatctcctcagcaatgcatgtagatagggcccatatgagtcattttatgtattttgtatattataaatattttgtatgttataatgtaaattaagaatttataagtaatatttatgtgatataaattaataaattgattagttcatatataattaatttgtatatcatgtaaattgtaaatttattcaattaatttgtaaattatgtaaattaatggaaatatgagaattttgatatgtgaaatgagtatgaaggaaagtggatggaaatgaatgtgagaattgaaatacattgatgatattgaaatatgagatgattatgagattttattttgaaaatattgttgaattttaaaacaggtaaatagtgaaatacgacaaatggcaataaaatatgggaaacttcgctggtttctccttaaaaaaataattgatatcaaaatataatgagaacaacattattaaaggaataaagtaagataaaatagggtgctccatcaccgaatgtagcacaccttactcgactacactgtagacgggtgaggggtgtcacaaactAAGAGGAAAGAGATTAAGATTTCCGCTTGTGTCTAGGGTTTTCAAGAGAGAGTTCCTCCCATTTGTTCTTCAAATTACTTGGTAGGAGAGAGGAAAGGGTGTCTCTACCCTTATTAGAGGCTTGAAAGTGATTCTCCTTCATAGAAAGGCTAAGGTAGGGAGATTTAAGGCTAGGGGATAGACGGAACAGAAGGGGAGAGGAGAAAATGAGGGAGAGGATTAGTGAGCCTCTCTACAATTCAATTTTATATTTTGCCCTAACCAACTTCGGCAACCAAACCTCAACTTTAGTTACACTTAAATCCTCCTTTTCTCCTTCCCTCTTCAAAATCTCCACTTCTATCAAGCTTTCTTCTCTTCGGAACTTCGTGGGACATTCTCTATCCAGTATGGATTCCGACTATCCTAAGTGTGGAGTATTACAATGTTTATTTCATGTTCATACTTCAttaagctatatatatatatatatatatatatatatatatatatatagtattttAGAATGCATACATTGATCATAGCTTTGCTGCATAACTGGTTGTATTACTTTTGTTGTTTGGTAGTTCAAGAATGACATATTGGTTCCTAAAATAGGGAGGAGATTTATGCAACTAATTTTCATGAATGAGAATTAAGAATTATTCTTCCATCTCAAAGACAAAATAAGCTGAAGCAGCAGGACTAATTTATCTGCATTGATACAGGGAAGGAACAAAATCTTGATTAAATTCTGATGTACGCAAATACAAGAGGAAACATGAAAATATTATGTATGAAGCAGCAAATCAAAGAGAAATTATCCTTTATGATACTGCAGATTTCAAGAGACTGTATAAGCCCATTTCACACATGGTGCCTCACTGATTCCTTTGTTTTCTTGGACATCTCCACAGTCCCATCATCCTCACGAACTTTATATCTGTACCACTTAGAACATAGCAGAAAATATACCAAGTTTAGTATCCCTAAAACACCAATTACATAATAGAAATGATCCAATTTCCCCTTGTTAAGATCCTCAGACAACCAATCTCCTGATTTAGTTGCTGCAGTAACCTTGTGGATGGTGGAAACAAGGAAACCACTGAGAAAATTTGCTAACGCTAGGCCAGCAAAGAAGGAAGATCCTGCAATACTTCTCATGTTTTCAGGGAATTGTTTGTAGTAAAACTCAATCTGGGAAACATAATTGAAGCCCTCAGAAAGTCCAGCAAGTGAAAGTTGAGGCACTAGCCACATCCAAGACATTGATGATACAGCACCACCTTTCGGGGAAATTCCTAGAGTTGGCTTAGTAAAAGAAAGATGTCTTCTGTGTGATTCAACCAATCCAGAAACGAACATACAAAGAACTGAAAGAAGGATTCCAATCCCCATTCTTTGGAGAAGTGTGAATCCACCTTCTTTGCCAGTTAGTCTCTGAAGAAATGGAACCAGGATTCGATCATAGATGGGAATCCAAATTGTGAGAGCAAGCATGGTAAAGATTATAAATGTTGCAGCAGGAATTTCAAAACTTCCAGTACCTAGACGTCTGTCAAGCTGGAGAGCTTGGAGAACTGCATAGGTCTGTTGTTGAATTAAGGGAACATGGTAGATTATAGCTGATGCCCAGATTGGAATTATTCTCACCATACATTTCACTTCTTCAACTTGCTGAACACTGCAAAGTCTCCAAGGATTAGCAGCTGAGCCATCCAAGTTTATTTCATCTTTTTCTGTAACGATTGCAGCCTTGTCGAGGAATCTGCAACAGATTCAAATTAATGATCAGCGAAACCTCACAGTACTGGAGATAACTCTAATACCATTAAGCGTAAATACTGTAAAACATTGCTGATATCTAACCTGAATTGATTAGTGTGAGGGAGCTTGGAGT
The Hevea brasiliensis isolate MT/VB/25A 57/8 chromosome 15, ASM3005281v1, whole genome shotgun sequence genome window above contains:
- the LOC110651106 gene encoding protein NRT1/ PTR FAMILY 2.9, whose product is MENRNDHAQDQQKGNGNDEEPVINYRGIKAMPFIIGNETFEKLGTVGSSTNLVVYLNTVFNLKSVTATTLVNVFNGATNLAPLLGAFLCDTYFGRYKTLGFASVASFLGMSALALTAAIPNLHPPKCVGKESSLCVGPTVWQLAFLLFGFGLIAIGAGGIRPCNLAFGAEQFNPNTEAGKRAMSSFFNWYYFTYTFAVMVSVTGIVYVQSDVSWAIGLAIPAFLMFLSCAVFFLGTRIYVIVKPEGSPITSVVQVLVVSVKKRGLKLPQNPALSLFNYVPPKSINSKLPHTNQFRFLDKAAIVTEKDEINLDGSAANPWRLCSVQQVEEVKCMVRIIPIWASAIIYHVPLIQQQTYAVLQALQLDRRLGTGSFEIPAATFIIFTMLALTIWIPIYDRILVPFLQRLTGKEGGFTLLQRMGIGILLSVLCMFVSGLVESHRRHLSFTKPTLGISPKGGAVSSMSWMWLVPQLSLAGLSEGFNYVSQIEFYYKQFPENMRSIAGSSFFAGLALANFLSGFLVSTIHKVTAATKSGDWLSEDLNKGKLDHFYYVIGVLGILNLVYFLLCSKWYRYKVREDDGTVEMSKKTKESVRHHV